A stretch of DNA from Manis pentadactyla isolate mManPen7 chromosome 19, mManPen7.hap1, whole genome shotgun sequence:
TATAATGTGTAAGACTCTTGTGTTAGTATTTTAATCTTGGTTTTGACTTTCAGAGTTTTAATTCTTTGAGTCAGTTCATCTGTTGAGTGTTATAAGTGAAAAcatctattttcctcttttctctataTTTCAGTCCAAGAATCATTGAGGTAGTtctcagaacaaaacaaaaaaggaaatcctttTTAAATGAACTTTGACATGGAATCCCTTCATATAAAACAAAAGTTCAGTAGCTATTAAACTGTGGGAGGGCTCTAGAACACCACTCTCCTGATTTTACTAATTACTGCTGAGACGTCTGAGGAAATTAGTTTGAAAACTATTCTTATATCATAAAACAATGTCTAATTATGAGCTTAGTGAGAATTCTTATTTCTGGCTTAAATTTTGTCAGGTAATTAAGTATGTTTCTGGCTATGGTTTATGgtaatttctagtttaattttctAACAGTATTTAAAATCACAGGTGGGAATGGAGTTTTATTAAATTTCTGtaaagaaatttattgtggtggtTATAATGTGATTTTATTAACTTGTTCCAATTTTTTAGTATATTAGAAAAATCTCAGTGCCATCAGAATCTCATGTTAATTCTGTTGTCTGTATtctgtgtttttaatagcattttaGTTATGACAAAGAAGCTAGCAACCCTCATTAGTTTTGCTATAGTGTATAAGTTAGTGTCTTTGAAGCATTTAATTAAAAACTCAAAGCATGAGTTAAAGATTTTGCATGTACTGTTATAACTTTCTGttgcttaatatttttatgatGCTGTTGATCTCTTCATTGATTTCAGTGTTTAGGATACTGTCTAAAGTGAGATTCAAATTTACAATCTTTAGGATTTAGCTGAAAGTTGAAATAATCAGGTGAATAGACTGTGGCAATTCCAGTTGTCTTTTCGCTCAGAAATTTTGCTGTGTTGAAAGGAGAGGAAACAATTCCTGTAGATACGGAAacatttttcttccccttttggcAAATTGTCATTTAATATACTTTACCTGTCTTCAGACGTGGATACaggaggagtgtgtgtgtgtgtgtgtgtgtgtgtgtgtgtgtgtgtgtgtgtgtgtgtgtgtgtgtgtctgtgtgtgtgtctgtgtgtgtctgtgtgtgtctgtgtgtgtgtgagagagacaggTTTCTTCTGAAACACAGAATGGCCCTTTTTAGTATTTAATGTACTTTACCTGTCTTCAGAGAGTAATATTTAAGTGAAACACTGGTATTTTGTGAGGTATATTAGAAATGTATGTACaatacttttgtttgttttttaagtctATGCTAATTTACTAGTCAAATTTTGTAGTGAAGCCCTAaaatctgggggtggggaggggactctAAAACGTGAATCAACTGGATAAAAGGAGTTAACCACCTCATCACAAAACAGTAGGTGACTAACCAGTGGAGTGGGTAAGTGCAGTGCTACTTTTGTCTATTACAAATGACCCCATTGTGCTTCAAAAGAAGCACCTTTTGTAATTTCTAAGTGCCACCTCTGTTGTTTACAGATGTGTCTCAGTGCCCAGAGCAACAAGAGATAAGCAGTTAATGCTTGTGCTTTTCTAATGCCACCAGACATCCACAactgaaaaggagaagaaaaaataactgagggaccacatttctctcctttcctttctctttatttgcaCTTAAGATAAGGTGCACGCCTTCAGTGTGTAAAAAAGGTTATGAAGCCTGGAGGCCATGGCAAAAGACGAAGAATAAGCAGAGAGTAGGATGTAGAGAACAGTCCATTTTTGCTTAGCTTTTTAGACCTTATAGCAGATGTAACatgaaatatatgtatgtgtatatagtgGACTGCCATAATGGTTAAGAGCATGGTCTTTGAAATGGAATTCTGCTGCTTTACTGGCTTAGGGGGTCATTGAGATCTGTATGTAAAGTGCTTTAGCAAAGTATAGCACACAGTTTATCCTCAGTCAGTAAATAGTTCTTGCTGCTGCTGTTGGTATTGTTCTTTCAGGGGGTTTTGGTAAAAGATATTATTAATATTCCAGTTAAGATTATATGTGATCTACCAAACTCAGTGCTGtcatttaaaatgatattttcatgtataataaaaattatgtagtACTGGGAATGAATAAGGTACATTTTACTACTTCGTGACATatttaaatatctatttttaaatataatataaaaattcatattttgctGAACAAATCAGCTTGCATATTGTTGTgtggaaagtaaaaaataaatagtagtagaatactcatttttaaaataaggattttaaaataataaggtaGTAAGTACTAACTTACTTGATTCAGTGTTCTTTTGGAATTCCTAATGTCATTAGATAACCATCAGTTTTCAATAGAGTATTAGCTGAGATACAAAGATGATCTTAAATTGATACCTGAGATAGGAGGAATTTTGTTGTGTTAAGAATTTTGTTTTCCATAAGTCCACATATTAAACTTGAATTTTTCCAGAAGGAAATACTGTCTTTAAAGTTCCTGCACTATAAACATGATTTGGACAGTAGCACTTAGGTTGTGTTTCTGTGTCCATACCTGTGCATGTACACATGCATATACGcgtacttttttttatttttcaaacttctGAAGTACAAATGAGAGAATTACTTTACATCGAGGGAAGGACTCCTTTTATCTTTCACCAAATTTATCTAACTTGGTAATATTGTCTTAATGTGTGACTTTTACATACTAATTTTGGTATTTAGTAATTTTAGTTGTTTGTCATCTCATACAATAAATTAAATGAGAAACAGACTTAACCAAGAGCAAGGCGTGTTATATGGCTTAGCTTTCAGCATTTCTCTATGTAGAATAGACTATTTAGACTACTGAATTGAAAATGAGATAAACTGAGTATAAATAGGACTCAGCATATTAAATAATAAGTACTTAAAATAGTTTCTGAGATTCTGAACTTTAACAAATGTTACAATTCTGTTTTGTTGCAATATCTCTTCAGAACAGAATCAAGggtaaaaatgattaagaattaGGATAAGTAACATTCTGACTAAATTAAGATTGATAAAATTATATACTTGtatgaaataaaaacactatTTTAAAGTTAGTGGGTTATTAGTATATCTTTctagattttaaaatttgtaatggAGCCAAACAAAATTATGGTGGAAAATATTTGTACCATAACACTCAGTAAAGATTTTTATTTacccttttttattaaaaacttgatAAAAGTATATTGTATACATTGTTCATCCCAGAATCAAGTGTTCATCAAACATTTGTAGTTTTCCCCATCCCTCCCAGAAAGGTTTTAAATTGGTGATGCAGAATATTTGTCATCTACCAAATTAAAAGCTGTAGGTTTGTAAACTTGCACTCAGAGAAAGAAGTAGGTGCCATAAAATGATTTAAGTATTGGAGTGTGTACACCTGCTGTCAGGAAATAACCTTCCCATATGTTGCAGTTTGGCAGACATGCATCTTAAAAAATGTGTTGAATGAAACTGCTGCTGCATTGTATCTTTTTTCAACATTACATTCATTCTCTTTGTGCCTGTAAGTAATCACTTTTGCTTCACTTAGAGGAACATGATAAATTTTTACAGATACGCTTGTAATTAAGTAGTGGTACTCTTTTAAAAGGTGCAGTAACTGATGTAATTGACTAATTCATTGAAATACTGGCTTGGCCCTTAACACcaacaaagaaacaaactatctattttgaacatttcctttttttttttaaataaaaacttaagCCTGAGACACAttgatttttcacattttatcacATCTTGTCAAAATAGTTCCCCCATATATGTACCAAAAGAAAATGAGTATCtcgattgtttttaaaaagtaagtactTCAACAAGTAGTggtggtgactctatagcatcttactatgctgatgggcagtgactgtagtggggtatgtggtggggacttgataatagggggagtctagtaaacacagtgttgctcacgtgattgtatattaatgatcaaaaaaatacttcagtgagaacTGCATTGATGAAACCTTTGAATTTTATAAATGTGCTTTTGGGATACCTCAACTAAATCTTATTGCATGAATACAGTTTTAAGAACCCTAAAATAATCAGGTTGGAATTTGTCCTTGCACAATTACAAAGGTTCCTTAAAATtgacagtgatgttttatttacatttaattatataatgaaatgaaaaactgCATCTAAAATCAAggttctttttactgtctccatttcttaaattaaaatgtatgtgaaaagTAATATGCAAATACATCTTACTGGCCTCCTAGCATAAGACTTGAACCATTGATGTATGCATGCTTATTTTTGCATGTAATACACAGAATCCCTTTAAAcagtttttttaaatagattcttttaggatatctttttgttataTAATGTTGTAGTTTTAAGAATTACCttcttcagaaattaaaaaaatatcttttgaattcttttatgTGATGAGTTTTAACTAAAACTTGTCCTATGGATGTAATCAATTTTAACTATACATGCTTTTAGCAATATTTTACAGAttgcacattaaaaaaagaaaaggctgtcTTTTCTAGTGTAGTTTACGGTGACGATAcctgcctgccttttcttttgctGCATTGGCACAAGCGTTGTGCTTATTTTGTTGTAAATGGTTCCAGTATTTTATCAGCTCACTAGGCTGGAACTGATGAGAGGTAATTAGGTGACTGTATTTACAGCTTGAATAAGAAACTCTCCAGTGATTGAACACAAACTCATTGGGAGGGGGCACAGGATCAATTCTCAACTTGGCAAGACAGATCCCTACATACACATCTTCCAAGTGCAAACGACGGATACTTAAAGAAACTTTAAATATCTTCTCTGCCAGATCTCCAGAAAAAACATAACCAGTCCCAGAACAGAAGACAGGGTAGCGCTCACTTGGGTAGAGGTCTTGTGGCATGTACCATTTGCTATCTTTGTTTCGATTTGGTGCATATCCTCTCATTAGGTAACCAGTGAAATAGTTATGTCTGGGAGGCAGGTCTGGCTTCAGTAACTTATGTATTAAATATTCAGTATTGACAAACATGTCACTGTCAGTTTTCATAACATATGGAATATGTGGACAGTATGTTGCAACCCAGTTCATGCCCATTAGTGTTTTAATGGTCAAATTATAATATGTATCTAAGTATTCCTGTTGAATAATATCATGATATTGTCTGCTTTCTTCCAATATTGCACGTTGAAGGTAGCCATTTAACTTAATACTTACACCCAACAAAAAAATTCGTGTGATTTGGATACCAGGTGCTAGACTTTCATTGCCCCATGTCTGCCGAATAGCTCTTCTAGCTTCTATTTGTCCAGGTTCTGCAGCTATTAGTAGTATTAGAAAAGGGCTCTTCTCCTGACATTTTTCAGGTTCGTTGACAATATATTTGAAATGGTAAGAATTTGGGTATCTGGTTCCTTTTTCACTGTAAATACTTCCATTGGCACTAAGTGTATTCTCTAGCCCTGTAACTCCTTGTGGTGACAGGTCTGTATTATTGGAGTTCGTTGCTGTTTGAGGCCTCAGAGTTTGAGGGACTGTTTCTTTCCAAATGTTCCGAAGAGAACTGTGGTTTGTCTCACTTTTTGTAGAATGAAATCCTCGGAATGTGTATGTCACAGGATTGTCTTTGAATGCAGCTCTGCCCGGCAGCCAGTCATGATGGTTGAAAAACAAGAACATAGCAAAAAGAAACACTAGAGAGAGCACACCAATAAGATGGGTGCGGAACAGAGACCTCTTGGCATTCCAGCTCATTTTTGCAAAGCAGCAGTGTCTTCTCCTCCACTGAAGCATGTTGTAGATATCCAGTTTTGGGATATGAGATATTGGTGGTTGA
This window harbors:
- the B3GALT2 gene encoding beta-1,3-galactosyltransferase 2; this translates as MLQWRRRHCCFAKMSWNAKRSLFRTHLIGVLSLVFLFAMFLFFNHHDWLPGRAAFKDNPVTYTFRGFHSTKSETNHSSLRNIWKETVPQTLRPQTATNSNNTDLSPQGVTGLENTLSANGSIYSEKGTRYPNSYHFKYIVNEPEKCQEKSPFLILLIAAEPGQIEARRAIRQTWGNESLAPGIQITRIFLLGVSIKLNGYLQRAILEESRQYHDIIQQEYLDTYYNLTIKTLMGMNWVATYCPHIPYVMKTDSDMFVNTEYLIHKLLKPDLPPRHNYFTGYLMRGYAPNRNKDSKWYMPQDLYPSERYPVFCSGTGYVFSGDLAEKIFKVSLSIRRLHLEDVYVGICLAKLRIDPVPPPNEFVFNHWRVSYSSCKYSHLITSHQFQPSELIKYWNHLQQNKHNACANAAKEKAGRYRHRKLH